Genomic segment of uncultured Tolumonas sp.:
CCAGCGCGAGAAACCTAATAGCTCCGCCACTTCCAGTAAGCGCTGGCGCGAAGATGCATGCAGTGCACCATTGGCAAAGGCCGCCTGCAATTGCATATCCAGAAAGACCCGCAACAGATCAGGCCGTCCGCGACAGGAACGCCGAAACAGCGCCAAAGATCCTTCCAGATCGTACTCGGCTTCCTTTCCCTGCCGGAACGAATCTTGTGCTTCACGGCGCAATTCACCGCCCAGCCCCATGCGATCCATAAACAGGGTGGCAACCTGAATTTGTTGCTCGGTAACGCGCCCTGCCGCTTTGGCAATATTCCCCATCACGGCAAATGCCGTGTGTAAAAATAACGCCTGTTCTTCACGGGTTGGTGTGCGCCAGCGGCCAAAACCACCACTGCGCTGTGCCTGCAAACCCTGATCGTAGATATGCCCAATCCATAAACCGAGCAATGCACCAGGAATATTGAGGATCCATAATCCCACCAGAAAACCGATAATTTTGCCTTTAACCGGCATGCGAACCTCGCTGTAATTCCTGATCTACTCGCAGTAAATCTTGATCTAACTGGTATAACCGCTCGGGGGTGCCAATATCCCGCCAATCGGCATTAAGATGGGAACCAGCCACTTGCTGCGTTGTCATCCAATGGCGCAAGATCGGCGCCAGTTTATGTACACCGGGTTCCAACGGTAAGAAGCTTCGCGGGCGATAAATACCGATGCCACTAAAGGTCAAGCCAGGGCAATCTTCCACCCGATCATGACGCAAACTAAAATCACCCTGCGGGTGCTGTGGCGGATTATCCGCTAACCAAAGATGGGCATGGTCGCTTTCCGCCAACAGTTGGGAGCTAAACTGGTTGTAGTCGACATCTAACCAGATATCACCATTCAACACTAAAAATGGCTCATCCCCCAATAACGGCAAGGCTTGACGAATACCACCAGCGGTTTCCAACCCAGCAGCCCCTTCGGCAGACCAACTGATCTCAACACCAAATTGCTCACCATTCCCCAGATAATCAATCAGTTTTTGTCCAAGCCAGGCGTGGTTAATGACTAGTTGCGTAATACCGGCGTGTTTCAGTTTTTCAATATGATGTTGGATCAACGGCTTACCGCCTGCCACCAGCAACGGTTTGGGCAGATGATCGGTTAACGGGCGCATCCGTTCACCGCGTCCGGCGGCCAAGATCATCGCCTTCATGAGGCAGTTTCCATATCAAATGCAGGTAACGCGCGCTGTTCCAACCAAGCAGCAAACGCCGCCAGTTGCGGATAACGCGCAGCAACATCACGCGCATAACCGAGCGTACGCGGGATATCTTTCAGATAGCCAGATTTGCCATCTCGATGATACAAACGGGTAAAAATTCCCGCCGCTTTCAGATGACGCTGCATGCCCGTCAGATCCAGCCATTCCACAAATTGTGCGTAAGACACATCCGATAAAATCCCTGATTCGCGATACAGCTGATAAGCCTGCGCAACACCTTGTTCAATCACCGCATCAGGCCAGCGACAGTAACAATCTTTCAGCAACGAAACGGCATCGTAGGTCAACGGGCCAAGCACCATATCCTGAAAGTCGATCACTGCCAGCGATTCATCCGCTAATACCATCAGATTACGGCTGTGAAAATCACGATGCATGACCACTTGTGGCTGTTGCAGATTATTGGCTGTCAGTAATGCAAAGGTTTCCGCCAATAGCTCTTTTTCTGCCACCGAAAGAGTGAGTTGTAAGTGCTTTTCTAACAACCATTCCGGAAAAATGCTGTTTTCCCGCGCCATAAATTCAGCATCAAAAACCGGCAACTCAAGCTTGATGTTTGTTAGCTGTGGTAACACCTGCAACGCTTTTTGATACCATACAGCAACCGACTCTTCATTGAGACGAGTTAATAATGAGTCATCGCCTAAATCAGAAACACACAAGAAACCTTGTTCCAAGTCAGAATGGTGCACGACCGGCGCCGCGATGTTTGTGCGCTGTAAAGCTTGTGCGTTATCGATGAACTCACGATTTTTTTCCGTTTCTGGCGGTGCATCCACCCAAATCCGGTTAGCGGCACGATAATATTTACGAAAACTGGCATCACCAGAAATCAGACGTAAAGTTAAGTCAGGATTTTGTTCAATTTGTTGTGCCCATCGCTGTAGTTGGGCATGGCGTTGCGTCATCATGCTGGCAGGCTCTTACTCGGTGTTAGCCGTTATCGGAATAATGCTTTATCATAGCCCGCTACCATAAAAGAATGACCGTGAAAGCACAACCGCCGAAAGGCTCCAAGTGCTTCGTCAGTTGCCAGGGGATCTGATTACCAATGGTGTTTCGCATCAACGCTATTACTGCGGCACTTTTTTCTGTTTCTGCCGGATTTGCATTCGTACCGCATCCAAGTCAGGCGGCAGGTAATAGTGTTAATGTACCGCTGAATCTCCGCGCCGGCGTTTTCGATGAACGTTGCTACAGCGATGTTCCGCCTGCAACGACAACAGAATATAGCCGAACCACGCCGGTTGAAGTCTCTGCTGATCAATTAAATGCAACACAGAATGGCAAAGCAATCTATCAAGGTGGCGTGCAGGTCAATCAAGGCAATAAATATTTCAGTTCCGATTATACCGAGCTGGATCAAGTCAGCCGCCAAGTCATGGCACATGGCAATATCTTCTATCGCGACGGCCAGGTAACGCTGAAAAGTC
This window contains:
- the djlA gene encoding co-chaperone DjlA; the encoded protein is MPVKGKIIGFLVGLWILNIPGALLGLWIGHIYDQGLQAQRSGGFGRWRTPTREEQALFLHTAFAVMGNIAKAAGRVTEQQIQVATLFMDRMGLGGELRREAQDSFRQGKEAEYDLEGSLALFRRSCRGRPDLLRVFLDMQLQAAFANGALHASSRQRLLEVAELLGFSRWELEQLLAMAEAGFNFSHQGQQQQRYSSSGAGQQQMPGRDRLRDAYAILGVSADVSDTDVKKAYRKQMSQHHPDKLISKGLPPEMMNMAKEKAQEIQQAWELIKQARGL
- a CDS encoding N-acetylmuramate alpha-1-phosphate uridylyltransferase MurU, whose amino-acid sequence is MKAMILAAGRGERMRPLTDHLPKPLLVAGGKPLIQHHIEKLKHAGITQLVINHAWLGQKLIDYLGNGEQFGVEISWSAEGAAGLETAGGIRQALPLLGDEPFLVLNGDIWLDVDYNQFSSQLLAESDHAHLWLADNPPQHPQGDFSLRHDRVEDCPGLTFSGIGIYRPRSFLPLEPGVHKLAPILRHWMTTQQVAGSHLNADWRDIGTPERLYQLDQDLLRVDQELQRGSHAG
- a CDS encoding phosphotransferase, whose amino-acid sequence is MTQRHAQLQRWAQQIEQNPDLTLRLISGDASFRKYYRAANRIWVDAPPETEKNREFIDNAQALQRTNIAAPVVHHSDLEQGFLCVSDLGDDSLLTRLNEESVAVWYQKALQVLPQLTNIKLELPVFDAEFMARENSIFPEWLLEKHLQLTLSVAEKELLAETFALLTANNLQQPQVVMHRDFHSRNLMVLADESLAVIDFQDMVLGPLTYDAVSLLKDCYCRWPDAVIEQGVAQAYQLYRESGILSDVSYAQFVEWLDLTGMQRHLKAAGIFTRLYHRDGKSGYLKDIPRTLGYARDVAARYPQLAAFAAWLEQRALPAFDMETAS